In one window of Macrobrachium rosenbergii isolate ZJJX-2024 chromosome 27, ASM4041242v1, whole genome shotgun sequence DNA:
- the Fancm gene encoding LOW QUALITY PROTEIN: Fanconi anemia group M protein homolog (The sequence of the model RefSeq protein was modified relative to this genomic sequence to represent the inferred CDS: inserted 1 base in 1 codon; deleted 2 bases in 1 codon), translating to MNPGPSFVKTSNHRTFENRSVESTSGFDLDAGNTWIYPVNYPLRQYQYAIVEQALYKNTLVSLPTGLGKTFIAAVVMYNFYRWYPRCKVVFMAPTKPLVAQQVEACFNIVGIPQEDISQMTGSMAPDARVQEWKEKRLFFLTPQVLTNDFARGACPAELIKCLVLDEAHRALGNHAYCQVMRELRERRCEFRVLALSATPGSDIAAVKQVLTNLLISHIELRSEDSPDITPYSHQRNIEKIVVPLGEELTNTKNRFLNILRVYVDRLLDLRVLFTKDATTLSKFQLLQARDAFRQNPPENLPRHRFGAVEGLFALCVTLYHAFDLMLLHGARSSYKFLKGTLGGDKGKSFARAELLRNDVFRRLMDDLSKKFEVDANRSKESSMNSSSVFPQTSSTSPMKNTRESYVISHPKMSHLCDLVVDHHQKFASEGKSTRIMIFSQYRDSVLEITEMLHHHEPLVKAMSFVGQGTVVRGSRGISQKEQLRVVKQFKEGGFNTLVSTCVGEEGLDIGDVDLIICYDAPKSPIRLVQRMGRTGRKREGRIVVLITKGKEEQMYNASQYQKRSINIALANKEKLNHYLYAHCSKMIPAGITPTCQKLHMKVDEWIVPTKRGRKKALSSNSTLKFPSHSSSTNKEKHGFLSEEEWNWYRDNLWVPREDFKAIPKPSFLCLDSEEEDGNFIDLGLYQPWHNSLQQAHHIGHSSRSNHLVQLTEFVNLQVTIGPDEDPYGLEMAAFLDMSYVKEDSYQQQLMVPATELRKKKRGPKIGKKSIVEKNTTVKKNALITSMFPKISPSTFRNTQNNSQVPKDAINHEECISSGTKKKGNDGHLDDSDDDVTVIDVDFVEDNPRMEKNQFSQISNPKSQASDHIVLIPTDKDHMKVDSVKEGRFIDSDSNKQTDDNESNSFKITKLPVCGRKSPLRICSPPRTECLLEWEGNDEPESPSEVLRAIDEWVEEKNRTTLDDYHLDKPVLNCLLDKAEVSSAIRMKDQMYDGDDDDDLPNLNFSMRNVLSTSLCNKPKTSLGNEPVKMVVYAEDSDIEKNFTEDAGKEYSPTNELDILTPRKNDDEVATSIVVTEVSPILTSTYRKPLRTNLKICSSTPKVNAKRLFKITTPEITAIEKNSLLLTEDTLTPNRGEVIKGSNQTNASINRSASLANRTSSLSTGDRIRHKLSRFTFAGKESDPGVESKSCSDAGDVDKSEEPDVVKDETCKFELYHVDPPDIGIHSTLEDISGEPKNKSFQRSSQRMLFKENTKSFEICENIANSGSTDMNRNHQVNKEIEKPISKENNRLQKHARDYEGRSVVSARLNDSASNISHANKDWSSNLRATKQESNLEEKVIRRSFCKDKHPNSDSQDNKSLLQKTLDKVSFDLSLDEDIFADIEMNDFDEKESNPSVSDRHKESDAQSSKDYGGPINAFQPKSQKLLSATQIIDIIDQSAGETRNDKSVRESSFRKSKLSRNSPFQRKQVVSPVKLDAENKIAVASNDIGTVDYKKITTSAQKKPSLLSRRASSEKVDTEACPNFSLMDDIDFDDDDFQTDSPNPSVPQFDLFGTGEFQPVVNDCVRYESGKQNESLKSDDLSKKPPSSVSKKELSKSNLSDSLGELGSLTRKSSERTLKRSSSEDGSSLHSPHSSKKVMLMKSPGSFCASQDTVTYGKEEKEKHAMFWVQIEDNSFHKSNSESNSSSSVLDKRKVTTNQENKSFEDDDDDEEDFRLDARLAYRQAKSTEETKTKKLSKRKEKVLEFIEREAQLSCDGIAVSSDESEHEGGYANDSFVNDCTELSQDPNVDIKAIYLKSIVSPVKRVRNQYLPKVQCLSDTDEHSEEIDESEDSFVVGNDVIEYNTEYMGESMLAEDSIMQEAIRENFKCNKIGESQKPPKNKRKRIVINDSSSEEETEKKKLKVCEQIGKEGTKVESGGENQGMAGKRVNKRNNFLQSDALEPGNLNKEITSISEKSDFGLGLSNTVICDRTSWGITPRESLAKGLTEKKGDVPCSSYDQSKLSESLKKSNDMKGHDLILRSSEQFDANITSDIPIKKCFVKLSSITAKTPIGKSGPQNTKSLLSRTSSSNILPSTSSQETTFTTSSSDENVKIHNQIPGLVLVDSHEVNGGGQIVSRLKLQHGLNTAVVQLGCGQYAVSTRMIISRLQLSVFTNSQNRDSLKKRVQGMLAVFERSVIIVELDKQRHGDSPYNLTHVRSKYIDTITCACAQVNQLKVLYSSGQEETSQLIWQLVEQEKXKGFNIPVLPAEIQRWQQVVNFYRSLPRISYVTALCLASNFRTLYEFFNSTPEVIAKKGCMSHQRAADVHQLISRTFRADMLS from the exons ATTATCCTCTACGTCAATATCAGTATGCAATTGTCGAACAAGCCTTATATAAGAATACCCTTGTCTCATTGCCAACAG GTCTTGGCAAAActtttattgctgctgttgttatgTATAATTTCTACCGCTGGTATCCACGCTGCAAAGTAGTTTTCATGGCGCCAACCAAACCTTTAGTAGCTCAACAAGTAGAAGCATGTTTCAATATTGTTGGAATACCTCAGGAAGATATATCTCAAATGACAG GATCAATGGCCCCAGATGCACGAGtacaagaatggaaagaaaagcgTTTATTTTTTCTCACACCTCAAGTTCTTACAAATGACTTTGCTCGGGGGGCTTGTCCAGCTGAGTTGATTAAGTGCCTTGTCCTGGACGAAGCTCACCGTGCTCTTGGTAACCATGCATATTGTCAG gtcATGAGAGAGCTTAGAGAGCGCCGTTGTGAATTTCGTGTTTTAGCCTTGAGTGCCACACCAGGATCTGATATAGCTGCTGTCAAGCag gtGCTGACTAACCTCCTCATATCACACATTGAACTCCGAAGTGAGGATAGCCCAGATATTACACCATATTCGCACCAACGGAATATTGAAAAGATCGTCGTTCCTTTGGGTGAGGAGCTTACAAATACCAAGAATAGGTTTCTTAAT ATACTTCGTGTATATGTCGACAGACTTCTGGATTTAAGAGTGTTATTTACCAAAGATGCAACAACGCTCAGTAAATTTCAG CTTCTTCAAGCTCGTGATGCCTTCCGTCAGAACCCACCAGAAAATTTGCCCCGTCATAGATTTGGAGCAGTGGAGGGGCTGTTTGCCCTCTGCGTGACTCTCTATCACGCCTTTGATCTGATGCTTTTGCACGGAGCAAGGTCTTCGTATAAGTTTTTGAAAG GTACTTTAGGAGGTGACAAAGGCAAAAGTTTTGCAAGAGCAGAACTTCTTCGCAATGATGTGTTCAGACGGCTGATGGACGACTTGTCCAAAAAGTTTGAAGTTGACGCAAACCGATCAAAGGAATCATCCATGAACTCTTCAAGCGTCTTCCCCCAG ACTTCTAGTACCAGCCCCATGAAAAACACAAGGGAGTCTTACGTGATCAGTCATCCCAAGATGTCTCATTTGTGTGACCTAGTTGTGGACCATCATCAGAAGTTTGCTAGTGAGGGGAAGTCAACACGCATCATGATTTTTTCACAG TATCGAGACAGTGTGCTGGAGATTACAGAAATGCTGCATCATCATGAGCCATTAGTGAAAGCCATGAGCTTTGTTGGTCAGGGTACTGTTGTGCGTGGCTCTCGTGGTATATCTCAGAAGGAGCAGTTACGG GTGGTAAAACAGTTCAAAGAAGGTGGTTTCAACACACTTGTGTCTACATGTGTTGGAGAAGAAG GGCTGGACATTGGAGATGTTGACTTGATCATATGTTATGATGCTCCCAAGTCTCCGATTCGTCTGGTACAAAGAATGGGTCGAACTGGGCGTAAGAGAGAGGGACGCATTGTTGTGCTTATaaccaaaggaaaggaagagcag ATGTACAATGCCAGTCAGTATCAGAAGAGGAGTATTAACATTGCTTTGGCAAACAAGGAAAAACTGAATCATTATCTTTATGCTCATTGTTCTAAAATGATTCCTGCAG GAATCACTCCGACTTGTCAAAAACTTCATATGAAAGTTGATGAATGGATAGTCCCAACTAAGAGAGGACGAAAGAAAGCTTTGTCTTCAAACTCAACCTTAAAGTTTCCGTCACATAGTAGCTCTACTAATAAG GAAAAGCATGGATTCCTTTCAGAAGAAGAGTGGAATTGGTATAGGGATAATCTGTGGGTGCCGAGGGAAGATTTTAAAGCCATTCCTAAACCTTCTTTCTTGTGTCTGGATAGTGAAG AGGAGGATGGGAATTTCATTGATCTCGGACTGTACCAGCCATGGCACAATTCATTGCAACAAGCTCATCACATCGGTCATTCTTCACGCAGTAACCATCTTGTTCAGCTTactgaatttgttaatttacaagtCACAATTGGGCCTGATGAAGATCCATATGGATTAGAAATGGCAGCTTTTTTGGATATGTCTTATGTAAAAG AGGACTCTTACCAGCAGCAGTTGATGGTTCCAGCAACAgaattgcgtaaaaaaaaaagggggccaaaGATAGGTAAAAAATCCATAGTTGAAAAGAATACGACTGTAAAGAAGAATGCACTGATTACTTCCATGTTCCCAAAAATATCTCCCAGTACCTTTAGGAACACTCAGAATAACTCACAGGTACCGAAAGATGCCATTAATCATGAAGAATGCATTTCCAGTGGAACGAAAAAAAAGGGTAATGATGGACATcttgatgatagtgatgatgatgtcaCAGTGATAGATGTTGACTTTGTTGAGGATAATCCCAGAATGGAAAAGAATCAGTTTTCTCAAATTTCTAATCCAAAATCCCAAGCGAGTGACCATATAGTGTTAATTCCAACAGATAAAGACCACATGAAAGTTGACAGTGTAAAGGAGGGTAGATTTATAGATAGCGATTCTAATAAGCAAACTGATGACAATGAAAGTAATTCATTTAAGATAACTAAGCTTCCAGTGTGTGGGAGAAAGTCCCCTCTTCGGATTTGTAGCCCACCCAGGACTGAATGTCTCTTAGAATGGGAAGGGAATGATGAACCAGAAAGTCCTTCTGAAGTTCTCAGGGCTATAGATGAGTGGGTGGAAGAAAAAAACAGAACGACCCTGGATGACTATCATCTTGATAAGCCAGTCTTGAATTGCCTTTTGGACAAAGCAGAAGTTTCATCAGCAATAAGAATGAAAGATCAAATGTatgatggtgacgatgatgatgatcttCCCAATCTTAACTTTTCGATGAGAAATGTATTAAGTACCAGTTTATGCAATAAACCAAAGACTTCTTTGGGCAATGAGCCTGTTAAAATGGTTGTCTATGCAGAAGATAgtgatatagaaaaaaatttcactgaaGATGCAGGAAAAGAATATTCTCCAACTAACGAACTAGATATACTTACCCCAAGGAAGAATGATGATGAAGTGGCAACTTCAATCGTTGTCACAGAAGTAAGTCCTATACTTACATCTACTTACAGGAAGCCTCTGAGAACTAACTTGAAGATATGTTCTTCAACCCCAAAAGTTAATGCCAAACGTTTATTTAAAATCACAACACCGGAAATCACTGcgatagaaaaaaattctttgctgCTTACAGAGGACACACTCACCCCAAACAGAGGAGAAGTCATTAAGGGAAGCAATCAGACTAATGCCAGCATCAATAGGTCTGCTTCTCTTGCCAATAGAACTTCATCGTTGAGCACTGGGGATAGAATACGCCACAAGCTGAGTCGATTTACTTTTGCAGGCAAGGAATCTGACCCTGGAGTGGAGAGCAAAAGCTGTAGCGATGCTGGAGATGTGGACAAgagtgaagaaccagatgtagTAAAAGATGAAACATGTAAGTTTGAATTATATCACGTCGATCCACCTGATATAGGAATACATAGCACTCTTGAGGATATCTCGGGTGaacctaaaaataaatcttttcaaagATCATCACAACGAATGCTGTTTAAAGAGAATACTAAAAGTTTTGAGATATGTGAAAATATTGCAAATTCTGGCAGTACAGACATGAATCGGAATCATCAGGTGAATAAAGAGATTGAAAAGCCAATTAGTAAGGAAAATAACAGATTACAAAAGCATGCAAGAGATTATGAAGGCAGAAGTGTAGTTTCTGCCAGATTAAATGATAGTGCATCAAATATAAGTCATGCAAATAAGGACTGGTCATCCAATTTGAGGGCAACAAAGCAAGAATCAAACCTTGAAGAAAAGGTAATTCGTAGATCTTTTTGTAAAGATAAACACCCTAACAGTGATTCTCAGGACAATAAGTCTCTGTTACAAAAAACACTTGACAAGGTAAGCTTTGATCTTAGCCTAGACGAAGATATTTTTGCTGATatagaaatgaatgattttgatgaAAAGGAAAGCAATCCTAGTGTATCTGATAGACATAAAGAAAGTGATGCACAgtcttccaaagattatggtggtCCCATTAATGCATTCCAACCAAAGTCACAAAAACTTTTGAGTGCCACGCAAATTATTGATATCATTGATCAGAGTGCTGGTGAAACTAGAAACGATAAGTCAGTTCGTGAAAGTTCATTTAGGAAATCAAAATTGAGTAGAAACTCTCCCTTCCAAAGAAAACAAGTGGTATCCCCAGTGAAACTTGATGCTGAAAATAAGATTGCAGTGGCATCGAATGATATAGGTACTGTAGATTACAAGAAAATCACTACATCTGCACAGAAGAAACCGTCATTGTTGAGCCGAAGAGCCAGCTCTGAGAAGGTGGATACTGAAGCTTGTCCTAACTTTTCCTTAATGGATGACATagactttgatgatgatgattttcaaaCAGATAGTCCCAACCCATCTGTTCCTCAGTTTGACTTATTTGGCACTGGTGAGTTCCAGCCAGTTGTAAATGATTGTGTTAGATATGAATCTGGTAAACAAAATGAATCCTTAAAATCTGATGATCTATCCAAGAAGCCCCCATCCTCTGTTTCCAAGAAGGAGCTTTCTAAGAGTAATTTGTCAGATTCTCTTGGTGAGTTGGGAAGTCTTACGAGAAAGTCTTCAGAAAGAACCCTCAAGAGATCATCATCTGAAGATGGCAGTTCGTTGCATTCACCCCATTCTAGTAAAAAGGTTATGTTGATGAAAAGCCCGGGTTCCTTTTGTGCATCTCAAGATACCGTTACATAtggaaaagaggagaaagaaaagcaTGCAATGTTCTGGGTTCAGATA GAGGACAATTCTTTCcataaaagtaattcagaaagTAATAGTTCAAGCTCAGTGCTGGATAAAAGAAAGGTTACTacaaatcaggaaaataaatcctttgaggatgatgatgatgatgaggaggattTTAGACTGGATGCTCGTCTTGCATACCGACAGGCAAAGTCTAcagaggaaacaaaaacaaagaagttATCGAAGCGCAAAGAG AAAGTGTTAGAATTTATTGAAAGAGAAGCTCAACTCTCCTGTGATGGCATTGCGGTCTCCAGTGATGAGAGTGAGCATGAAGGTGGATATGCTAACGATAGCTTTGTAAATGATTGTACGGAACTTTCTCAGGATCCTAATGTCGA CATTAAAGCCATCTATCTGAAATCAATTGTGAGTCCTGTGAAAAGAGTGAGGAATCAATATCTGCCCAAAGTACAGTGTCTATCGGATACTGATGAACACAGTGAAGAAATTGATGAG AGTGAAGACAGCTTTGTTGTTGGTAATGATGTTATAGAATACAATACAGAATATATGGGAGAGAGTATGCTCGCTGAAGATTCAATTATGCAAGAG GCAATTCGTGAAAACTTCAAGTGTAATAAGATCGGAGAATCTCAGAAACCACCAAAAAACAAGCGGAAAAGGATAGTTATAAACGACTCATCAAgtgaagaagaaacagagaaaaagaaattgaaagtatGTGAACAAATTGGCAAGGAGGGAACAAAAGTTGAGAGTGGTGGTGAAAATCAAGGGATGGCAGGTAAAAGAGTAAACAAGCGGAATAACTTCTTACAGTCAGATGCTCTTGAACCGGGaaatttgaataaagaaattaCCAGTATTAGTGAAAAGTCAGACTTTGGACTGGGTTtatcaaatacggtaatttgtgATAGAACTAGTTGGGGCATTACCCCTAGGGAAAGTCTTGCAAAAGGTTTAACAGAGAAAAAGGGTGATGTGCCTTGTAGCAGTTATGATCAGAGCAAACTGAGTGAATCTTTGAAAAAGAGTAATGATATGAAAGGTCATGATTTAATCCTTCGTAGTTCAGAACAATTTGATGCAAATATTACTAGTGATATACCTATTAAGAAATGTTTTGTAAAACTGTCAAGTATAACAGCAAAGACCCCTATTGGTAAAAGTGGACCACAGAATACAAAATCACTTTTGTCACGTACTTCCTCATCAAATATTTTGCCTTCTACAAGTTCTCAAGAGACCACTTTCACCACCTCATCATctgatgaaaatgtaaaaatacataatcAG ATTCCAGGACTGGTGCTTGTTGATTCCCACGAAGTGAATGGTGGAGGACAGATTGTTTCCAGGTTGAAGTTGCAGCATGGGCTAAATACAGCAGTTGTTCAACTTGGATGTGGGCAGTACGCAGTTTCTACTCGTATGATCATATCAAGACTGCAACTGTCTG tattcACCAACAGCCAAAACAGAGACTCATTAAAAAAGCGTGTACAAGGGATGTTGGCGGTGTTTGAAAGGTCTGTCATAATTGTGGAACTTGATAAACAAAGACATGGAGATTCCCCATACAATTTAACTCATGTCCGCTCCAAGTACATTGACACAATTACATGTGCCTGTGCTCAGGTGAACCAGTTGAAAGTTTTGTATTCCAGTGGCCAAG AAGAAACATCTCAGTTAATTTGGCAGTTGgtagaacaagaaa aaaaaggtttcaACATTCCAGTTTTGCCAGCAGAGATCCAGCGGTGGCAGCAG GTTGTCAACTTCTACCGATCCCTACCTCGAATCAGTTATGTGACTGCGTTGTGCCTTGCTTCCAACTTCAGAACTCTTTATGAGTTTTTTAACAG cACCCCAGAAGTTATTGCAAAGAAAGGCTGCATGTCACACCAGCGAGCTGCTGATGTCCACCAACTCATCTCCAGAACATTCAGGGCAGATATGCTCTCATAg